One window of Chamaesiphon minutus PCC 6605 genomic DNA carries:
- a CDS encoding glycosyltransferase family 4 protein, whose product MKVIFDISSVGDNPKTRTGIARTAWTLADLLHQNLGNNISFSATGSIEASLQTERLLNTHPNLRSAIHPVSSFARDVNQLNKQNNNNSLVEKTKQLTLPNISRLLNITRKPIDVNILAQADIFHSSYPRIPKQVRKALPNRHLQTVYDLTPLLLDEKYFGPGQRGITQRLIDTIQPNDWVTTISDATRNDLLNRKKLNPERVATIYLAASSELFYPVSDKSVIQVTKQKYQLPEGDYFLSLHSLAPHKNMEHLISCFKQVILQEKKQDLHLVICGGNQAAVTSMIKENHLTDTDLKYIHFAGFIEDRDLAAIYSGALGFIFPSLYEGFGLPVLEAMQCGCPVISSNTSSLPEVVGEAGFLVSPTDKDTLCEYIVKLDRSNDLRFRYSQFGLDRAISFNWIKTINSLLEVYEAMML is encoded by the coding sequence ATGAAAGTAATTTTCGATATTTCTTCAGTTGGCGATAATCCGAAAACAAGAACGGGTATTGCTCGTACCGCATGGACATTAGCTGACTTATTGCATCAAAATCTAGGCAACAACATCAGCTTTTCTGCTACTGGTTCGATCGAAGCATCTCTGCAAACAGAACGGCTGCTTAATACCCATCCAAATCTTCGTTCTGCGATACATCCCGTTAGCTCTTTTGCCAGAGATGTTAATCAATTAAATAAGCAAAATAACAATAATAGTCTTGTCGAAAAAACCAAGCAGTTAACTTTACCTAATATTTCTAGATTACTTAATATAACTAGAAAACCGATCGATGTCAACATCTTAGCCCAAGCCGATATATTTCATTCCTCCTATCCGCGTATTCCCAAGCAAGTTAGAAAGGCACTTCCCAACCGTCACTTACAAACAGTTTACGATCTAACTCCGTTACTTTTAGATGAAAAATATTTTGGCCCAGGGCAACGAGGGATCACACAAAGACTAATCGATACTATTCAACCTAATGATTGGGTAACAACAATATCAGATGCGACGCGGAACGATCTACTAAACCGAAAAAAGCTAAATCCCGAACGAGTTGCTACAATTTATTTAGCGGCATCTTCCGAACTTTTTTATCCAGTTTCAGATAAATCTGTCATTCAAGTAACAAAGCAAAAATATCAACTTCCTGAAGGAGATTATTTTCTCTCACTTCATTCCTTAGCTCCTCACAAAAACATGGAGCATTTAATATCTTGCTTTAAACAAGTTATTTTGCAAGAAAAAAAGCAAGATTTACACTTAGTAATCTGTGGCGGCAATCAAGCGGCAGTCACATCGATGATTAAGGAGAACCACTTAACAGATACAGATTTAAAATACATTCACTTTGCAGGATTTATAGAGGATCGTGACTTAGCAGCAATCTATAGTGGCGCGCTTGGTTTTATTTTTCCTTCTCTTTATGAAGGATTTGGATTGCCAGTGCTAGAAGCAATGCAGTGCGGCTGTCCAGTTATAAGTTCTAATACTTCATCTTTGCCCGAGGTCGTTGGCGAAGCTGGTTTTTTGGTTTCACCCACAGATAAAGATACTCTTTGTGAATATATAGTCAAACTCGATCGTAGCAACGATCTGCGCTTTAGATATTCTCAATTTGGTTTAGATAGAGCTATATCTTTTAACTGGATAAAAACAATAAATTCATTGTTAGAAGTTTATGAAGCCATGATGCTATAA